From Corvus moneduloides isolate bCorMon1 chromosome 2, bCorMon1.pri, whole genome shotgun sequence, one genomic window encodes:
- the CCT8 gene encoding T-complex protein 1 subunit theta isoform X2: MALHVPKAPGFAQMLKEGAKHYSGLEEAVYRNIQACKELAQTTRTAYGPNGMNKMVINHLEKLFVTNDAATILRELEVQHPAAKMLVMASHMQEQEVGDGTNFVLVFAGVLLELAEDLLRMGLSVSEVIEGYEKACKKALEILPDLVCCSAKNLRDVEEVASLLHTSVMSKQYGNEQFLAKLIAQACVSILPDSGHFNVDNIRVCKIVGAGISASSVLHGMVFKKETEGDVTSVKDAKIAVYSCPFDGMITETKGTVLIKNAEELMNFSKGEENLMDLQVKAIADSGANVVVTGGKVADMALHYANKYNLMLVRLNSKWDLRRLCKTVGATALPRLTPPTLEEMGHCNSVYLSEVGDTQVVVFKHEKEDGAISTILIRGSTDNLMDDIERAVDDGVNTFKVLTRDKRLVPGGGATEIELAKQITSYGETCPGLDQYAIKKFAEAFEAIPRALAENSGVKANEVISKLYAVHQEGKKNVGFDIEAEAAAVKDMLEAGVLDTYLGKFWGIKLATNAAVTVLRVDQIIMAKPAGGPKPPSGKKDWDEDQND; the protein is encoded by the exons ATGGCGTTGCACGTCCCCAAGGCCCCGGGCTTCGCCCAGATGCTCAAGGAAGGGGCGAAG catTATTCAGGACTAGAAGAAGCTGTCTATAGAAACATTCAGGCATGCAAAGAACTTGCTCAAACCACCCGTACAGCTTATGGACCAAATG GAATGAACAAAATGGTTATCAATCATCTGGAGAAGCTTTTTGTTACAAATGATGCTGCTACTATCCTGAGAGAGCTAGAG GTTCAGCATCCTGCTGCAAAAATGCTTGTGATGGCTTCACACATGCAAGAACAAGAAGTTGGAGATGGAACAAACTTTGTCCTTGTTTTTGCTGGAGTTCTTCTGGAGTTAGCAGAAGACCTTCTGAGGATGGGGTTATCTGTCTCGGAG GTGATAGAAGGATATGAAAAGGCTTGCAAGAAAGCCCTAGAAATTCTTCCAGACTTGGTGTGCTGTTCTGCAAAGAACCTTCGAGATGTTGAAGAAGTGGCATCTTTGTTGCACACGTCAGTGATGAGCAAACAATATGGCAATGAACAGTTCTTGGCAAAGCTTATTGCTCAGGCCTGTG tttctATTCTTCCTGATTCTGGTCATTTCAACGTTGATAATATCAGAGTGTGCAAAATTGTG gGTGCTGGTATTTCTGCTTCCTCAGTACTGCATGGcatggtttttaaaaaagaaactgaaggagATGTTACTTCTGTCAAAGATGCAAAAATAGCTGTGTATTCCTGCCCTTTTGATGGTATGATAACTGAAACTAAG GGCACCGTCCTAATAAAGAATGCTGAAGAATTGATGAATTTCagtaaaggagaagaaaatctaATGGATTTGCAAGTCAAAGCTATTGCTGATAGTGGTGCAAACGTAGTAGTAACAGGTGGCAAAGTGGCAGATATGGCTCTTCATTATGCCAACAAATACAATCTTATGTTAGTCAG GCTGAACTCCAAGTGGGACCTGAGAAGACTGTGCAAAACTGTTGGTGCAACAGCCCTACCCAGACTG actCCCCCTACTCTTGAAGAAATGGGTCACTGCAATAGTGTGTATTTATCAGAGGTTGGGGATACACAGGTTGTGGTGTTTAAGCATG AAAAGGAGGATGGTGCCATTTCTACTATTCTCATTCGTGGATCTACAGACAATCTGATGGATGACATAGAGAGAGCAGTGGATGATGGTGTCAATACTTTCAAAGTACTCACAAGG GATAAACGTCTTGTTCCTGGAGGTGGTGCAACAGAGATTGAATTAGCCAAGCAGATCACATCGTATGGAGAG ACTTGTCCTGGACTTGACCAATATGCCATCAAGAAGTTTGCTGAGgcatttgaagccattcctcgAGCACTGGCAGAAAACTCTGGAGTAAAGGCTAATGAGGTCATCTCCAAACTTTATGCTGTGCatcaggaagggaagaaaaatgttggATTTGATATTGAG GCTGAAGCTGCTGCGGTGAAGGACATGTTGGAAGCTGGTGTGTTAGACACCTATCTTGGAAAATTCTGGGGTATCAAGCTAGCTACAAATGCAGCAGTAACTGTCCTAAGGGTTGATCAG ATCATTATGGCAAAACCAGCTGGTGGCCCAAAACCTCCATCAGGAAAGAAAGACTGGGATGAAGACCAAAATGATTGA
- the CCT8 gene encoding T-complex protein 1 subunit theta isoform X1, with translation MALHVPKAPGFAQMLKEGAKHYSGLEEAVYRNIQACKELAQTTRTAYGPNGMNKMVINHLEKLFVTNDAATILRELEVQHPAAKMLVMASHMQEQEVGDGTNFVLVFAGVLLELAEDLLRMGLSVSEVIEGYEKACKKALEILPDLVCCSAKNLRDVEEVASLLHTSVMSKQYGNEQFLAKLIAQACVSILPDSGHFNVDNIRVCKIVGAGISASSVLHGMVFKKETEGDVTSVKDAKIAVYSCPFDGMITETKGTVLIKNAEELMNFSKGEENLMDLQVKAIADSGANVVVTGGKVADMALHYANKYNLMLVRLNSKWDLRRLCKTVGATALPRLTPPTLEEMGHCNSVYLSEVGDTQVVVFKHEKEDGAISTILIRGSTDNLMDDIERAVDDGVNTFKVLTRDKRLVPGGGATEIELAKQITSYGETCPGLDQYAIKKFAEAFEAIPRALAENSGVKANEVISKLYAVHQEGKKNVGFDIEAEAAAVKDMLEAGVLDTYLGKFWGIKLATNAAVTVLRVDQIIMAKTAGGPKAPKQQGHWDKDDWKDEPEN, from the exons ATGGCGTTGCACGTCCCCAAGGCCCCGGGCTTCGCCCAGATGCTCAAGGAAGGGGCGAAG catTATTCAGGACTAGAAGAAGCTGTCTATAGAAACATTCAGGCATGCAAAGAACTTGCTCAAACCACCCGTACAGCTTATGGACCAAATG GAATGAACAAAATGGTTATCAATCATCTGGAGAAGCTTTTTGTTACAAATGATGCTGCTACTATCCTGAGAGAGCTAGAG GTTCAGCATCCTGCTGCAAAAATGCTTGTGATGGCTTCACACATGCAAGAACAAGAAGTTGGAGATGGAACAAACTTTGTCCTTGTTTTTGCTGGAGTTCTTCTGGAGTTAGCAGAAGACCTTCTGAGGATGGGGTTATCTGTCTCGGAG GTGATAGAAGGATATGAAAAGGCTTGCAAGAAAGCCCTAGAAATTCTTCCAGACTTGGTGTGCTGTTCTGCAAAGAACCTTCGAGATGTTGAAGAAGTGGCATCTTTGTTGCACACGTCAGTGATGAGCAAACAATATGGCAATGAACAGTTCTTGGCAAAGCTTATTGCTCAGGCCTGTG tttctATTCTTCCTGATTCTGGTCATTTCAACGTTGATAATATCAGAGTGTGCAAAATTGTG gGTGCTGGTATTTCTGCTTCCTCAGTACTGCATGGcatggtttttaaaaaagaaactgaaggagATGTTACTTCTGTCAAAGATGCAAAAATAGCTGTGTATTCCTGCCCTTTTGATGGTATGATAACTGAAACTAAG GGCACCGTCCTAATAAAGAATGCTGAAGAATTGATGAATTTCagtaaaggagaagaaaatctaATGGATTTGCAAGTCAAAGCTATTGCTGATAGTGGTGCAAACGTAGTAGTAACAGGTGGCAAAGTGGCAGATATGGCTCTTCATTATGCCAACAAATACAATCTTATGTTAGTCAG GCTGAACTCCAAGTGGGACCTGAGAAGACTGTGCAAAACTGTTGGTGCAACAGCCCTACCCAGACTG actCCCCCTACTCTTGAAGAAATGGGTCACTGCAATAGTGTGTATTTATCAGAGGTTGGGGATACACAGGTTGTGGTGTTTAAGCATG AAAAGGAGGATGGTGCCATTTCTACTATTCTCATTCGTGGATCTACAGACAATCTGATGGATGACATAGAGAGAGCAGTGGATGATGGTGTCAATACTTTCAAAGTACTCACAAGG GATAAACGTCTTGTTCCTGGAGGTGGTGCAACAGAGATTGAATTAGCCAAGCAGATCACATCGTATGGAGAG ACTTGTCCTGGACTTGACCAATATGCCATCAAGAAGTTTGCTGAGgcatttgaagccattcctcgAGCACTGGCAGAAAACTCTGGAGTAAAGGCTAATGAGGTCATCTCCAAACTTTATGCTGTGCatcaggaagggaagaaaaatgttggATTTGATATTGAG GCTGAAGCTGCTGCGGTGAAGGACATGTTGGAAGCTGGTGTGTTAGACACCTATCTTGGAAAATTCTGGGGTATCAAGCTAGCTACAAATGCAGCAGTAACTGTCCTAAGGGTTGATCAG ATCATTATGGCAAAAACAGCAGGCGGTCCAAAAGCCCCTAAGCAACAAGGACATTGGGATAAGGATGACTGGAAAGATGAGCCTGAAAACTAG